Proteins found in one Buchnera aphidicola str. G002 (Myzus persicae) genomic segment:
- a CDS encoding acetate kinase, whose amino-acid sequence MKTLKNLIFVLNCGSSSVKFAVLDPDNKKKYLSGLVECLFLPKAYITWQYLGLKYNKTINVSINHKDAVNFIIDQILLEKKDILKNLIGIGHRVVHGGAKIKKSVLIDNKIIQYIQDAFSFAPLHNPVNLIGIQTTLEKYPKLSKKNVAVFDTSFYQNLPETSFLYAIPYNFYKEHGIRRYGAHGTSHFYVARKTSIILNKPFDNLNIITCHLGNGASISAICNGICVDTSMGLTPLEGLVMGTRSGDIDPSIIFFMNKKLHMSVDEIELILTKKSGLLGLSGISSDFRYFEKNYNFDKKATRSVDIFCHRLSKYIAAYITLMENRLDALIFTGGIGENVPLIREITLSKLSLLGFKIDTELNLSVIKGKSGLISKSDSYPVFVILTDEELAIAEETLQIINKK is encoded by the coding sequence ATAAAAACATTGAAAAATTTAATTTTTGTATTAAATTGTGGTAGTTCTTCTGTAAAATTTGCAGTATTAGATCCAGATAATAAAAAAAAATATTTATCGGGTCTAGTAGAATGTTTATTTTTACCAAAAGCATATATAACATGGCAGTATTTAGGATTAAAATATAATAAAACAATTAATGTAAGTATTAATCATAAAGATGCTGTAAATTTTATTATAGATCAAATTTTATTAGAAAAAAAAGATATTTTAAAAAATTTAATAGGTATTGGTCATAGAGTTGTCCATGGAGGTGCTAAAATAAAAAAATCAGTTTTAATCGATAACAAAATTATTCAATATATTCAAGATGCATTTTCTTTTGCACCATTACATAATCCAGTAAATTTAATTGGTATTCAAACAACTTTAGAAAAGTATCCAAAATTATCAAAAAAAAATGTAGCAGTTTTTGATACCTCGTTTTATCAAAATCTTCCTGAAACATCTTTTTTATATGCAATTCCATATAATTTTTATAAAGAACATGGTATTAGACGTTATGGTGCACATGGTACTAGTCATTTCTATGTAGCTCGAAAAACTTCGATTATTTTAAATAAGCCTTTTGATAACTTAAATATTATAACATGTCATTTAGGTAATGGTGCATCTATTTCTGCTATTTGTAATGGGATATGTGTCGATACTTCTATGGGATTAACTCCTTTAGAAGGATTAGTCATGGGTACAAGAAGTGGAGATATAGATCCTTCAATTATTTTTTTTATGAATAAAAAACTTCATATGAGTGTTGATGAAATTGAATTAATTTTAACTAAAAAATCAGGATTATTAGGTTTAAGTGGAATCAGTAGTGATTTTCGTTATTTTGAAAAAAATTATAATTTTGACAAAAAAGCGACAAGATCTGTTGATATTTTTTGTCATCGATTATCTAAGTATATTGCTGCTTATATAACCTTAATGGAAAATCGTTTAGATGCTTTGATTTTTACAGGGGGTATCGGTGAAAATGTACCTTTAATAAGAGAAATTACTCTTTCTAAATTATCTTTATTAGGTTTTAAAATTGATACTGAACTTAATTTATCTGTTATTAAGGGAAAATCAGGATTAATTAGTAAATCTGATTCTTATCCAGTATTTGTGATTTTAACGGATGAAGAGTTAGCAATAGCTGAAGAAACTTTACAGATTATAAATAAAAAGTAA
- the pta gene encoding phosphate acetyltransferase produces MSRIIMLIPIDQDVALTTISLSMISFLNKHKCKNKFDKSILYFSCINDLLDDTKLIINKYFSKFVNILHGIDFSKSFFLSSEYCSLLNEVIEKCHYEKILYEFILIEGINYNHSIYSKEINYDIAQNLSAEVVLIANLKNNSFKTIKDKEQKIKLFLKKQRYKNILGVIFNNVYSPFIEKKYHFTKKLALLKKIKRTKKELFIRKEGFKDIFSLILAFIPWNKNLIKIQTIDIYNFLEIQFLRSLKNKTVIIKKIIIFDEFCLNMSNKKYVNTLIIVSFNRINLLIKMLYSNVNSNKISGIIVTETLKSKKHIISICQIFIEKKISIAFTKKNTIEILSQLLDFNFNINIKDKIYITKLQKYITSFFCYNSIMIPRKKNNNYMQYSPKEFCYHLKFLSRKIKKRIILPESYETRILQAVSICQKENIADCVLLGDSKKIYNIASDKGIDLSKNTEIINPVLVRNQYVSRLVELRKEKGMNESYAKKKLEENIVLATLILESNKVDGLVSGSINTTANTIRPALQLIKTHLKNSLVSSIFFMLLPNEVLIYADCAINVSPTAEELAEIAIQSADSSKIFGIEPRIAMLSYSTGYSGSGYQVEKVRKATSIVQNKRPDLIIDGPIQYDAAVSETVAKLKAPYSPILGAATIFIFPDLNSGNIAYKAVQRSANLLSIGPILQGLRKPVNDLSRGASIDDIVYTIALTSLQS; encoded by the coding sequence ATGTCACGTATAATAATGTTAATTCCAATTGATCAAGATGTCGCTTTAACTACAATTAGTTTAAGTATGATTTCTTTTCTTAATAAACATAAATGTAAAAATAAATTTGATAAATCTATTTTATATTTTTCTTGTATTAATGATTTGTTAGACGATACAAAATTAATTATTAATAAATATTTTTCTAAATTTGTAAATATATTACATGGTATAGATTTTTCTAAAAGTTTTTTTCTATCTTCTGAATATTGTTCTTTACTAAATGAAGTAATTGAAAAATGTCATTATGAAAAGATTCTATATGAGTTTATTTTAATTGAAGGTATCAATTATAATCACAGTATATATTCTAAAGAAATCAATTATGATATTGCGCAAAATTTAAGTGCAGAAGTAGTATTGATAGCAAATTTAAAAAATAATTCTTTCAAAACTATTAAAGATAAAGAACAAAAAATTAAATTATTTTTAAAAAAACAAAGATATAAAAATATTTTAGGTGTGATATTTAATAATGTTTATTCTCCTTTTATAGAAAAAAAATATCATTTTACAAAAAAATTAGCTTTATTAAAAAAAATAAAAAGAACAAAAAAAGAATTATTTATTAGAAAAGAAGGATTTAAAGATATTTTTTCCTTAATTTTAGCATTTATTCCTTGGAATAAAAATCTTATAAAGATACAGACAATAGATATTTATAATTTTTTAGAAATACAATTTTTGCGTTCACTAAAAAATAAAACTGTTATTATAAAGAAAATAATTATATTTGATGAATTTTGTCTGAATATGTCAAATAAAAAATATGTTAATACTTTAATAATAGTTTCATTTAATCGTATTAATTTATTAATCAAAATGCTTTATTCAAATGTTAATAGTAATAAAATTAGCGGTATTATAGTGACAGAAACATTAAAATCAAAAAAACATATCATATCTATCTGTCAGATTTTCATAGAAAAAAAAATTTCTATTGCTTTTACAAAAAAAAATACTATTGAGATATTATCTCAACTATTAGATTTTAATTTTAATATCAATATAAAAGACAAAATATACATCACAAAACTACAAAAATATATTACTAGTTTTTTTTGTTATAATTCTATAATGATTCCACGAAAAAAAAATAATAATTACATGCAATATTCTCCAAAAGAATTTTGTTATCATTTAAAATTTTTATCAAGAAAAATAAAAAAACGTATTATTTTGCCAGAATCATATGAAACTAGAATATTACAAGCTGTTTCTATATGTCAAAAAGAAAATATTGCTGATTGTGTATTATTAGGAGATTCAAAAAAAATTTATAATATTGCAAGTGATAAAGGAATTGACTTAAGTAAAAATACTGAAATAATAAATCCTGTTTTAGTTAGAAATCAATATGTTTCTCGTTTAGTTGAGCTTCGTAAAGAAAAAGGTATGAATGAAAGTTATGCGAAAAAAAAATTAGAAGAAAATATCGTATTAGCTACTTTAATTTTGGAATCAAATAAAGTCGATGGATTAGTTTCTGGATCAATAAATACTACAGCTAATACTATACGTCCAGCATTACAACTTATTAAAACTCATTTGAAAAATTCATTAGTATCGTCTATTTTTTTTATGTTATTACCTAATGAAGTTTTAATTTATGCTGATTGCGCAATTAATGTCAGTCCTACTGCAGAAGAATTAGCAGAAATTGCTATTCAATCTGCAGATTCATCAAAAATTTTTGGAATAGAACCACGCATCGCTATGTTATCTTATTCTACTGGTTACTCAGGTTCTGGATATCAAGTAGAAAAAGTCAGAAAAGCTACTTCTATTGTTCAAAATAAAAGACCTGATTTAATTATTGATGGTCCTATTCAATATGATGCTGCAGTTTCAGAAACTGTTGCTAAATTAAAAGCACCATATTCACCTATTTTAGGTGCTGCAACTATATTTATTTTTCCTGATTTAAATTCTGGTAATATAGCTTATAAAGCAGTTCAAAGATCTGCTAATCTACTTTCTATTGGTCCTATATTACAAGGTTTAAGAAAACCAGTAAACGATTTATCTCGAGGAGCATCGATAGACGATATAGTTTATACTATTGCGTTAACATCTCTTCAATCTTGA
- the nrdB gene encoding class Ia ribonucleoside-diphosphate reductase subunit beta: MSYTIFSKKKNNQLKEPMFFGQPVNIARYDQQKYNIFEKLIEKQLSFFWRPEEIDLSRDRIDFQNLPEHEKHIFLSNLKYQTLLDSIQGRSPNIAFLPIISIPELETWIETWSFSETIHSRSYTHIIRNIVNSPSLIFDDIISNKHINDRAKNICIYYDELIKITSYWHLFGEGIHLVKGKNINITLSLLKKKLYLCLISVNVLEAIRFYVSFACSFAFAERELMEGNAKIIRLIARDEALHLTGTQHILNLLRDVKNNEEMYQTSIECKEEAMNIFILAAEQEKKWAKYLFQDGSMLGLNKDILCQYIEYITNIRMYAIGLKMPFEKQSNPIPWINSWLTSDYVQTAPQETEISSYLVGQIDSEVSDNEFKKFKL; encoded by the coding sequence ATGTCTTATACAATTTTTTCGAAAAAAAAAAATAATCAACTAAAGGAACCTATGTTTTTTGGACAACCTGTCAATATTGCCCGATATGATCAGCAAAAATATAATATTTTTGAAAAATTAATTGAAAAACAACTCTCTTTTTTTTGGAGACCTGAAGAAATAGATCTCTCTCGAGATAGAATAGATTTTCAAAATTTACCTGAACATGAAAAACATATTTTTCTTAGTAATTTAAAATATCAAACATTATTAGACTCTATTCAAGGAAGAAGTCCTAACATTGCTTTTCTACCAATTATTTCTATTCCGGAATTAGAAACCTGGATTGAAACATGGTCTTTTTCGGAAACTATTCACTCACGTTCTTATACTCATATTATTAGAAATATTGTTAATTCTCCATCTTTAATATTTGATGATATTATTTCCAATAAACATATTAACGATCGAGCTAAAAATATTTGCATATACTATGACGAATTAATAAAAATTACTAGTTATTGGCATTTATTCGGTGAAGGTATACATTTGGTAAAAGGAAAAAATATTAACATTACTTTAAGTTTGCTTAAAAAAAAATTATACCTATGCTTAATAAGTGTTAATGTATTAGAAGCAATTAGATTTTATGTTAGTTTTGCATGTTCATTCGCTTTTGCAGAAAGAGAATTAATGGAAGGTAATGCAAAAATTATAAGATTAATAGCAAGAGATGAAGCATTGCATCTTACAGGAACACAACATATTTTGAATCTTTTAAGAGATGTGAAAAACAATGAAGAAATGTATCAAACATCTATAGAATGTAAAGAAGAAGCCATGAATATATTCATACTAGCAGCAGAACAAGAAAAAAAGTGGGCTAAATATTTATTTCAAGATGGATCAATGCTTGGACTCAATAAAGATATACTTTGTCAATATATCGAATATATTACTAATATTCGTATGTATGCAATAGGTTTAAAAATGCCTTTTGAAAAACAATCTAATCCTATTCCTTGGATTAATTCTTGGTTAACTTCAGATTACGTCCAGACTGCTCCACAAGAGACAGAAATTAGCTCATATTTAGTAGGACAAATTGATTCAGAAGTATCTGATAATGAATTTAAAAAATTTAAATTATAA
- the nrdA gene encoding class 1a ribonucleoside-diphosphate reductase subunit alpha, which translates to MKNRLFVTKRNGKKEKINLDKIHKVLNWAAEGLDDVSVSQVELCSRIQFYNNITTVNIHETIIKAAADLISPDTPDYQYMAARLAIFHLRKKAYGQFEPPCLYEHVKKMVLLGKYDKNLLKYYSYEEYLEMNAFINHWRDMNFSYAAVKQLEGKYLIQNRISGKIYESAQFLYVLISACLFSKYPKNIRMNYVQRFYNAISTFKISLPTPIMSGVRTPTRQFSSCVLIECDDNLDSINATTSSIVKYVSQRAGIGINAGKIRAVGSPIRNGEAFHTGCIPFYKHFQSAVKSCSQGGVRGGAATIFYPIWHFEIESLLVLKNNRGIEENRVRHVDYAVQINKLMYQRLLSGKKITLFSPSDVPNLYKYFFSNQEKFEEKYIQYEKNKNIRKKSIKALDLFSLIMQERTSTGRIYIQNVDHCNSHSAFNPKLSPIRQSNLCLEITLPTKSLNNIDDKKGEIALCTLSAFNLGTINNLTDFKELSVLSVRALDEILEYQNYPILAAKESAISRRSLGIGVINFAYYLAKNNVRYSDGSAKNLTHRTFEAMQYYLLQASCDLAKEKGACSLFNHTNYYLGKLPIDTYKKDIDKICDEPLHLDWNILRSKIKKHGLRNSTLSALMPSETSSQISNATNGIEPPRGFISIKVSKDGILRQVVPDYKKLKLQYELLWNIPNNTGYLELAGIMQKFIDQSISVNTHYDPKRFFNDKIPMKQLLYDLLLSYKLGLKTLYYQNTRDGSKENQNNISDTTEEICESGSCVI; encoded by the coding sequence ATGAAAAACAGATTGTTTGTTACTAAACGTAATGGAAAAAAAGAAAAAATTAATTTAGATAAAATTCACAAAGTATTAAATTGGGCAGCAGAAGGTCTTGATGACGTATCTGTATCTCAAGTTGAATTATGTTCAAGAATTCAGTTTTATAATAATATTACTACTGTTAATATTCATGAAACTATAATTAAAGCTGCAGCCGATCTAATTTCACCAGATACACCAGATTATCAATATATGGCAGCAAGATTAGCTATATTCCATCTTAGAAAAAAAGCTTATGGTCAATTTGAGCCTCCTTGTTTGTATGAACATGTAAAAAAAATGGTTCTTTTAGGTAAATATGATAAAAATTTATTAAAATATTACTCTTATGAAGAATATTTAGAAATGAATGCTTTTATTAATCATTGGCGCGATATGAACTTTTCATATGCAGCGGTAAAACAATTAGAAGGAAAATATTTGATACAAAACCGCATAAGTGGGAAAATATATGAAAGCGCCCAATTTTTATATGTTCTAATATCTGCGTGCTTATTTTCTAAATATCCCAAAAATATTAGAATGAATTACGTTCAGCGTTTTTATAATGCCATTTCAACTTTCAAAATTTCTTTACCGACACCAATTATGTCTGGAGTTAGAACTCCTACTCGACAATTTAGCTCATGTGTTTTAATTGAATGTGATGATAATCTAGATTCTATTAACGCTACTACTAGTTCTATTGTAAAATATGTTTCTCAACGAGCAGGAATTGGTATTAATGCTGGAAAAATTCGTGCAGTAGGTAGTCCTATTAGAAATGGCGAAGCATTTCATACTGGTTGTATTCCTTTTTATAAACATTTTCAAAGTGCTGTAAAATCCTGTTCTCAAGGAGGAGTTAGAGGTGGAGCGGCAACTATATTTTATCCAATATGGCATTTTGAAATTGAAAGTTTATTAGTTTTAAAAAATAATAGGGGCATTGAAGAAAATAGAGTACGTCACGTTGATTATGCAGTACAAATTAATAAATTGATGTATCAAAGATTATTATCAGGAAAAAAAATTACATTATTTAGCCCGTCTGATGTTCCTAACTTATATAAATATTTTTTTTCTAATCAAGAAAAATTTGAAGAAAAATATATTCAATATGAAAAAAATAAAAATATACGGAAAAAAAGTATAAAAGCATTAGATTTATTTTCGTTAATCATGCAAGAAAGAACATCTACAGGACGTATTTATATACAAAATGTAGATCATTGTAATTCACATAGTGCATTTAATCCTAAATTATCTCCAATAAGACAATCTAATTTATGCTTAGAAATTACTTTACCCACTAAATCTTTAAATAATATTGATGATAAAAAAGGAGAAATTGCACTTTGTACATTATCTGCTTTTAATTTAGGAACTATTAATAATCTAACAGATTTTAAAGAATTATCTGTATTATCAGTTCGTGCACTTGATGAAATATTAGAATATCAAAATTATCCAATATTAGCAGCTAAAGAATCAGCTATTTCTAGACGTTCTTTGGGTATTGGTGTAATCAATTTTGCATATTACCTAGCTAAAAATAACGTACGCTATTCAGATGGTAGTGCAAAAAACTTAACACATAGAACTTTTGAAGCCATGCAATATTATTTATTACAAGCCTCTTGTGATTTAGCAAAAGAAAAAGGAGCATGTTCTTTATTTAATCACACTAATTATTATTTAGGTAAATTACCTATAGATACATACAAAAAAGACATTGATAAAATATGCGATGAACCATTGCATTTAGATTGGAATATATTGCGTTCTAAAATTAAAAAACATGGATTAAGAAACTCAACATTATCTGCACTTATGCCTTCAGAAACATCCTCTCAAATATCTAATGCAACTAATGGAATTGAACCACCAAGAGGTTTTATTAGTATTAAAGTATCAAAAGATGGAATATTACGTCAAGTAGTTCCAGACTATAAAAAATTAAAATTACAATATGAATTACTTTGGAATATACCAAATAATACTGGATATTTAGAACTAGCTGGTATTATGCAAAAATTTATTGATCAATCTATTTCAGTAAATACACATTATGATCCAAAAAGATTTTTCAATGACAAAATTCCTATGAAACAACTTCTCTATGATCTACTCTTATCATATAAACTAGGTTTAAAAACATTATATTATCAAAACACTCGAGATGGTTCTAAAGAAAATCAAAATAACATTTCCGACACAACAGAAGAAATATGTGAAAGTGGTTCATGCGTTATATAA
- the gyrA gene encoding DNA topoisomerase (ATP-hydrolyzing) subunit A yields the protein MKDSEREIIQVNIEEELKSSYLDYAMSVIVGRALPDVRDGLKPVHRRILFAMHILNNNWNKAYKKSARIVGDVIGKYHPHGDSAVYDAIVRMAQKFSLRYMLIDGQGNFGSVDGDSAAAMRYTEIRMSKIAHELLTDLEKNTVEFLPNYDGTENIPEILPARIPNLLINGSSGIAVGMATNIPPHNLHEVIDGCLAYINNNNITLEELIKYIPGPDFPTAGIINGKEGIEEAYRTGKGKIYIRARYTIEKNQRNKKESIIFDEIPYQVNKARLIEKIAELVKDKRIDGITALRDESDQDGMRIVIEIKKESISEIILNQLYSLTQLQISFGINMVALCQGQPKTLSLKEILKNFISHRQEIIVRRSLFELKKTCNRLHILEAMNIALININLIIKIIKNSKNLTDAKLFIQQQNWISQNQNQYNILQEKNNNQYYFTEQQVQAILDLRLHKLTNLEQKKIILEYDDLIKKKEELKNILENPNSMFDVIKEELISIKNIFSDKRRTEITENHENINIEDLINQEDVVVTLSHSGYVKYQPLSDYNAQRRGGKGKSAAKTKEEDFIESLVIANTHDTILCFSSRGILYWMKVYQLPESSRHARGRPIVNLLPLSSKERITAILPVHEYKDNLNIFMATAHGIVKKSSLSQFKKPRLSGIIAINLHINDELIGVSLTNGSNNIMLFTQNGKVVQFLEQSVRTMGRTASGVKGIKVKKNDKVVSLIVPKNKGSILIATKNGYGKRTKITDFPIKSRATQGVISIKITKKNGHIIGAIQVLEKNQIMMITNAGTLVRIRVSEVGILGRNTQGVILIRTAKNEQVVALQKIVEPI from the coding sequence ATGAAAGACTCTGAACGAGAAATCATACAGGTTAATATTGAAGAAGAGTTAAAAAGCTCTTACTTAGATTATGCTATGTCTGTCATAGTTGGCCGAGCTTTACCTGATGTTCGAGACGGTTTAAAACCTGTTCATCGAAGAATACTTTTTGCAATGCATATATTAAATAATAATTGGAATAAAGCATATAAAAAATCTGCTCGAATAGTAGGTGACGTTATCGGAAAATATCATCCACATGGCGATTCAGCGGTATATGATGCCATTGTTCGTATGGCCCAAAAATTTTCATTACGTTATATGCTTATAGATGGTCAAGGAAATTTTGGTTCAGTAGATGGAGATTCAGCTGCTGCAATGCGATATACAGAAATTCGTATGTCTAAAATAGCTCATGAACTCCTAACCGATTTAGAAAAAAATACTGTAGAATTTTTACCTAATTATGACGGTACTGAAAATATTCCGGAAATACTTCCAGCAAGAATACCGAATCTATTAATTAATGGATCATCAGGTATAGCTGTAGGTATGGCAACAAATATACCGCCTCATAATTTGCATGAAGTAATCGATGGATGCTTAGCATATATTAATAATAATAATATTACATTAGAAGAATTAATTAAATATATTCCAGGACCAGATTTTCCAACAGCTGGTATCATTAATGGAAAAGAAGGAATTGAAGAAGCTTATCGGACAGGAAAAGGTAAAATTTATATTCGAGCACGTTATACTATTGAAAAAAACCAAAGAAATAAAAAAGAATCTATTATATTTGATGAAATACCTTATCAAGTCAATAAAGCACGTTTAATTGAAAAAATAGCAGAATTAGTTAAAGATAAAAGAATTGATGGAATTACTGCTTTACGTGATGAATCTGATCAAGACGGCATGAGAATTGTTATCGAAATTAAAAAAGAATCAATTTCTGAAATAATTTTAAATCAATTATATTCTTTAACTCAATTACAAATTTCTTTTGGTATTAATATGGTTGCTTTATGCCAAGGACAACCAAAAACTTTATCTTTAAAAGAAATATTAAAAAATTTCATTTCTCATAGACAAGAAATAATCGTAAGACGCAGTTTGTTTGAATTAAAAAAAACATGTAATCGTCTCCATATTCTTGAAGCAATGAATATTGCTTTAATAAATATTAATTTAATAATTAAAATAATAAAAAACTCAAAAAACTTAACAGATGCTAAATTATTCATCCAACAACAAAACTGGATATCTCAAAATCAAAACCAATATAATATTCTTCAAGAAAAAAATAACAATCAATATTATTTTACTGAACAACAAGTGCAAGCTATTTTAGATTTACGTTTACATAAATTAACTAATTTAGAACAAAAAAAAATTATTTTAGAATATGATGATTTAATTAAGAAAAAAGAAGAATTAAAAAATATTCTTGAAAATCCAAATAGTATGTTTGATGTTATTAAAGAAGAATTAATATCTATAAAAAATATTTTTAGTGATAAAAGACGCACAGAAATAACTGAAAATCATGAAAACATAAACATTGAAGATTTAATTAATCAAGAAGATGTTGTAGTAACACTTTCGCATTCAGGATATGTAAAATATCAACCTCTATCTGATTATAATGCTCAAAGACGTGGAGGAAAAGGTAAATCAGCTGCAAAAACTAAAGAAGAAGATTTTATAGAAAGTTTAGTAATAGCTAATACACATGATACTATCTTATGTTTTTCTAGTCGAGGCATTTTATATTGGATGAAAGTTTATCAATTACCAGAATCTAGTAGACATGCGAGAGGTAGACCTATAGTAAATTTATTACCTTTAAGTTCAAAAGAAAGAATAACAGCTATATTGCCAGTGCATGAATATAAAGACAATCTTAATATTTTCATGGCTACTGCTCATGGAATAGTAAAAAAAAGTTCATTAAGTCAATTTAAAAAACCAAGATTATCAGGTATTATTGCTATTAATTTACACATAAACGATGAATTAATCGGAGTATCTTTAACAAATGGCAGTAATAATATTATGTTGTTTACTCAAAATGGTAAAGTAGTTCAATTTTTAGAACAAAGTGTTCGAACTATGGGAAGAACAGCATCCGGAGTAAAAGGTATTAAAGTTAAAAAGAATGATAAAGTTGTTTCTTTAATTGTCCCTAAAAATAAAGGTAGTATTTTAATAGCAACAAAAAATGGTTATGGAAAACGCACGAAAATTACTGATTTTCCTATAAAATCACGAGCAACACAAGGTGTTATTTCAATAAAAATAACTAAAAAAAACGGACATATTATTGGAGCAATACAAGTTTTAGAAAAGAATCAAATTATGATGATTACTAATGCAGGAACACTCGTAAGAATTAGAGTTTCTGAAGTCGGAATTCTAGGAAGAAATACACAAGGAGTTATATTAATAAGAACAGCAAAAAATGAACAAGTTGTTGCTTTACAAAAAATAGTAGAACCGATATAG
- a CDS encoding DUF2076 domain-containing protein: MKDEEKNLIENLFNRLKNAELNCSGRDHSADELIQELVKRQPASSYYMAQTILVQETHIKKMSLKIEELKKKIEILNKEESNKKPSFLSSFFKKNPINETISPDNNIWKNKENISPTSNSHATFSTSPMTQTIPTVSKNSGFLSNALQTATGVAGGMILGNMLMNVFNHSKSEEETFDTINKSSLDHHTDEHLPNSSSYHNNLVNYEEKESDINTSQSNLDVIHHTNDEVHNIDNLDDGDINDDNFI, translated from the coding sequence ATGAAAGATGAAGAAAAAAATTTAATAGAAAACCTATTTAATCGTCTAAAAAATGCTGAATTAAATTGTTCTGGAAGAGATCATTCAGCCGATGAATTAATTCAAGAATTAGTGAAGAGACAACCTGCTTCTTCTTATTATATGGCTCAAACTATATTAGTTCAAGAAACACATATAAAAAAAATGAGCCTAAAAATTGAAGAATTAAAGAAAAAAATTGAAATTTTAAATAAAGAAGAATCAAATAAAAAACCAAGTTTTTTATCAAGTTTTTTCAAAAAAAATCCTATTAATGAAACCATATCTCCTGATAATAATATATGGAAAAATAAAGAAAATATTTCACCAACATCTAATTCTCATGCAACATTTTCTACTTCTCCAATGACACAAACTATACCAACAGTTTCAAAAAATAGTGGATTTCTGAGCAATGCATTACAAACAGCTACAGGTGTTGCAGGTGGTATGATTTTAGGTAACATGTTAATGAATGTTTTTAATCATTCTAAATCAGAAGAAGAAACGTTTGATACAATTAATAAATCTTCTTTAGATCATCATACAGATGAACATTTACCGAATAGTAGTAGCTATCATAATAATTTAGTTAATTATGAAGAAAAAGAATCAGATATTAACACTAGTCAATCAAATCTGGATGTTATCCATCATACTAATGATGAAGTACACAATATAGATAATTTAGATGATGGTGATATTAATGATGACAATTTTATTTAA
- a CDS encoding peroxiredoxin, which translates to MVLVTQNAPNFIAPTVLSNNEIIEKFDFKKYCDGQTVVLFFWPMDFTFVCPSEIIEFNKLYNDFKKRNVKIVGVSIDSVFVHQAWQKTLPKNGGIGQINFPMVSDIKHNIQKSYGIEHPTLGVALRASFLIDSNWIIRHQVVNDLPFGRNIQEMIRMVDSLEFHNKYGEVCPANWEKGKKGMQASSEGVAEYLSNYS; encoded by the coding sequence ATGGTTTTAGTCACACAAAATGCACCAAATTTTATAGCACCGACAGTTTTATCAAATAATGAGATCATAGAAAAATTTGATTTCAAAAAATATTGTGATGGTCAAACAGTGGTGCTCTTCTTTTGGCCTATGGATTTTACTTTTGTATGTCCATCTGAAATTATAGAATTTAATAAACTTTATAACGATTTTAAAAAAAGAAACGTTAAAATTGTAGGTGTTTCTATTGATAGTGTTTTTGTTCATCAAGCATGGCAAAAAACATTACCTAAAAATGGCGGAATTGGTCAGATAAATTTTCCCATGGTATCCGATATTAAACATAACATTCAAAAATCTTACGGTATAGAACATCCGACACTAGGTGTAGCACTAAGAGCTTCATTTTTAATTGATTCTAATTGGATTATTCGTCATCAAGTTGTAAATGATCTTCCATTTGGACGTAATATACAGGAAATGATAAGAATGGTAGATTCTTTAGAGTTTCATAATAAATATGGAGAAGTATGTCCTGCAAATTGGGAAAAAGGCAAGAAAGGCATGCAAGCATCTTCAGAAGGAGTTGCTGAATATCTGAGTAATTATTCTTAA